A genomic stretch from Candidatus Eisenbacteria bacterium includes:
- a CDS encoding PTS mannose/fructose/sorbose transporter family subunit IID has product MACRPSWGHPRHRPLGGLESHDRPAARRRLSRRSPVEPRNTMGALGASNPARRRRPASASPHGPLAARGAAPARCRDGGGDRRLGRAFLHGAAHPLGLGVDRRNPLGSGRYDRGSCRLRGWGMDGGASPREEPGARRARRRAGSGRKASRVRGALLGGRAPGLLAGRELVRGGNGGGYRRGIAHPAPARRHRHRPEGGARLCRAPRRRVRVRLPYPCARGAARTALGGGRRARGAPPAPPGPGRSAMIETPPAGTASPLRGLDLAKVTSRSFYLQALFSPERQQGLGFGFALLPVLRRLHSGAGEQGKALARHLGFFGTHPVLAGYVLGVVARLEERRARGAPIEETQIEDVKRALASPLAALGDPLFWVTLRPFAGLVGILGMGLLPLADPLGPDLRVLVCPLLALLTYNAVALRFRFAGVPRGYALADEPGKLLHSLKLAMLTHIFERASAFGFGLLVVLTLSVLTKSADPAGQGLAHITLVLAPFVLGFLGTALGLKRWPGRSVEIALAAALLALALSTRV; this is encoded by the coding sequence ATGGCGTGTCGCCCTTCTTGGGGGCATCCTCGCCACCGACCGCTCGGCGGGCTGGAATCTCATGATCGGCCAGCCGCTCGTCGGCGCCTGTCTCGCCGGAGCCCTGTGGAACCCCGGAACACAATGGGAGCTCTGGGCGCTTCGAATCCCGCTCGGCGTCGGCGTCCTGCTTCAGCTTCTCCTCACGGACCCCTCGCTGCCCGCGGCGCAGCGCCCGCGCGATGCCGCGACGGCGGGGGTGATCGGCGTCTCGGTCGCGCTTTTCTGCATGGAGCGGCTCACCCCCTCGGTCTCGGTGTCGACCGGCGGAATCCTCTGGGTTCTGGTCGGTACGATCGCGGGTCTTGTCGCCTCCGTGGTTGGGGGATGGATGGAGGCGCCTCTCCGCGCGAGGAACCGGGCGCGCGCCGCGCGCGCCGACGAGCTGGCTCGGGAAGGAAGGCTTCGCGCGTTCGAGGCGCTCTACTGGGGGGGCGTGCTCCGGGTCTTCTTGCGGGGCGCGAGCTGGTCCGCGGCGGGAACGGTGGCGGGTATCGCCGCGGCATCGCTCATCCTGCCCCGGCTCGCCGACACCGTCACCGGCCCGAGGGCGGGGCTCGTCTTTGCCGTGCTCCTCGGCGCCGCGTTCGCGTCCGGCTTCCATACCCATGTGCGCGCGGCGCGGCACGGACTGCGCTGGGCGGCGGCCGGCGCGCTCGCGGTGCTCCTCCTGCTCCTCCGGGTCCGGGGCGCAGCGCCATGATCGAGACCCCTCCCGCGGGGACCGCCTCCCCGCTTCGCGGCTTGGACCTGGCGAAGGTCACGTCGCGATCGTTCTACCTCCAGGCTCTCTTCTCGCCCGAGCGTCAACAGGGTCTCGGCTTCGGGTTCGCGCTCCTTCCGGTTCTTCGACGTCTCCACTCGGGAGCCGGGGAGCAGGGTAAGGCCCTCGCCCGGCATTTGGGTTTCTTCGGCACGCACCCGGTCCTGGCGGGCTACGTGCTCGGGGTCGTCGCGCGCCTCGAAGAGCGCCGGGCGCGGGGAGCGCCCATCGAGGAGACGCAGATCGAGGACGTGAAGCGCGCGCTCGCAAGCCCCCTGGCTGCGCTCGGGGACCCCCTGTTCTGGGTGACCCTGAGGCCGTTTGCGGGGCTGGTCGGCATCCTGGGTATGGGGCTCCTTCCGCTCGCGGACCCGCTGGGGCCGGACCTCCGCGTCCTGGTCTGCCCCCTTCTCGCGCTTTTGACGTACAATGCCGTCGCGCTGAGATTTCGCTTCGCCGGCGTGCCACGAGGGTACGCGCTGGCGGACGAACCGGGGAAGCTCCTCCACTCGCTCAAGCTCGCGATGCTCACGCATATTTTCGAGCGGGCCAGCGCGTTCGGATTCGGATTGCTGGTGGTTCTCACGCTCTCGGTCCTCACGAAGAGCGCGGATCCAGCCGGCCAAGGGCTCGCGCACATCACACTCG
- a CDS encoding DUF1926 domain-containing protein produces MMPLDGAPVRLAFALHNHQPVGNFDSVFAEAVERAYRPFLDALARHPGVRLSMHWSGPLFEWLEKHEPSILDALGTLCSRGQVELLSGGYYEPILAVIPPWDQQGQIERMNGYLKARFGVTARGAWIAERVWEPDLPDALSRAGIEYTLVDDHHFLLAGADSGTLREPYWVESTMGRVGVFPIERELRYRIPFQPVPELLDFLRGTSRAAAGVRVFGDDGEKFGIWPRTHDWVYRDGWLESWLGALEERRAVEAMPLGDVWDAGLPARSIALPAASYPEMMLWALPAGEQVRIESEQRWLEAQGKADLARRIATGNWREFFARYPESRRLHRRVTELSAKIEHASRSCLGRTQYEEARREVHRAQCNCSYWHGVFGGFYLPHLRAAVRGHMLRADALADELQGPSSGWIVERGEEEHRLKSPRVAVGVAVNASGAIVELAERRRPHDFACVIARRREAYHARVEEAARRAGAQGEGSATAHKPETIHGSIQLKEPGLERLLQYDERPRYASQEWLLPAPEVAASGSLRALIGLGPVGLTFAPAGAGEPMAHADPLIALASMGDPRGTIEKQIAPGRDEAEFEVRFAGVPGDAWLVSEWNLSILTGAAPGRRLSLEGKAPVACSPGSTGEADSVTSMRLEDSEYLRVALTLQFEPAARVEWSPVETVSLSESGAERVYQGTAFLVGFRSGAKTGPIRIRARVEEVGAAP; encoded by the coding sequence GTGATGCCGCTCGACGGGGCGCCGGTGCGGCTGGCCTTCGCGCTCCACAACCACCAACCGGTCGGAAATTTCGATTCGGTCTTCGCCGAGGCGGTCGAGCGCGCGTACCGGCCCTTTCTCGACGCGCTCGCGCGCCATCCCGGCGTGCGCCTCTCCATGCATTGGTCGGGGCCGCTCTTCGAGTGGCTCGAGAAGCACGAGCCTTCGATTCTTGACGCGCTCGGGACGCTCTGCAGCCGCGGCCAGGTGGAGCTTCTTTCGGGGGGATACTACGAGCCGATCCTCGCCGTGATTCCCCCGTGGGACCAGCAGGGGCAGATCGAGAGGATGAACGGCTACTTGAAGGCGCGATTCGGCGTGACCGCGCGCGGAGCCTGGATCGCGGAGCGGGTCTGGGAGCCCGACCTGCCCGACGCGCTCTCGCGCGCGGGGATCGAATACACGCTGGTCGACGATCATCACTTTCTTCTCGCCGGGGCGGATTCGGGCACCCTCCGCGAGCCGTATTGGGTCGAGTCCACGATGGGCCGCGTCGGTGTGTTCCCGATCGAGCGCGAGCTCCGCTACCGGATCCCGTTTCAGCCCGTCCCCGAGCTTCTCGATTTTCTGCGTGGCACGTCGCGCGCGGCCGCCGGAGTCCGCGTCTTCGGGGACGATGGGGAGAAGTTCGGCATCTGGCCCCGCACGCACGACTGGGTCTACCGCGACGGCTGGCTCGAGTCCTGGCTCGGGGCCCTGGAAGAGCGCCGCGCGGTCGAGGCGATGCCGCTCGGCGACGTCTGGGACGCGGGGCTCCCGGCGCGGAGCATCGCGCTTCCGGCCGCGAGCTACCCCGAAATGATGCTCTGGGCGCTCCCGGCCGGCGAGCAGGTCCGGATCGAATCGGAGCAGCGTTGGCTCGAGGCGCAGGGCAAGGCCGATCTCGCGAGACGGATCGCGACCGGGAACTGGCGCGAGTTCTTCGCGCGGTATCCGGAATCGCGGCGCCTGCACCGGCGCGTGACGGAGCTGAGCGCGAAAATCGAGCACGCGAGCCGCTCTTGCCTCGGCCGGACCCAGTACGAAGAGGCGAGGCGCGAGGTGCATCGCGCGCAGTGCAACTGCTCCTACTGGCACGGGGTCTTCGGCGGATTCTACCTGCCGCACCTGCGGGCAGCGGTGCGGGGCCACATGCTCCGCGCCGACGCGCTCGCCGATGAGCTTCAGGGACCGTCGAGCGGATGGATCGTCGAGCGCGGCGAGGAGGAGCACCGGCTCAAGTCACCCCGGGTCGCGGTGGGGGTGGCGGTGAACGCCTCGGGGGCGATCGTGGAGCTTGCCGAGCGCCGGCGCCCGCACGACTTCGCGTGTGTGATCGCCCGCAGGCGTGAAGCCTATCACGCCCGCGTCGAAGAAGCCGCGCGGCGCGCGGGCGCGCAAGGAGAGGGGAGCGCGACTGCTCACAAACCCGAGACGATCCACGGATCGATCCAGCTCAAGGAGCCCGGGCTCGAGCGGCTCTTGCAGTACGACGAGCGCCCGAGGTACGCCTCGCAGGAGTGGCTGCTCCCCGCGCCCGAGGTCGCCGCGTCGGGGAGCCTCCGCGCTTTGATTGGTCTCGGCCCCGTGGGGCTCACGTTCGCGCCGGCGGGCGCGGGCGAACCCATGGCCCACGCGGACCCGCTCATCGCTCTCGCGTCCATGGGCGATCCGCGCGGCACGATCGAGAAACAGATCGCCCCGGGTCGCGACGAGGCCGAGTTCGAGGTCCGATTCGCCGGCGTCCCGGGCGACGCCTGGCTCGTGAGCGAATGGAACCTGAGCATCCTGACCGGGGCCGCGCCGGGACGCCGCCTTTCTCTCGAGGGGAAGGCGCCCGTGGCGTGCTCCCCGGGCTCGACCGGAGAAGCGGACTCGGTCACCTCGATGAGGCTCGAGGACTCCGAGTACCTCCGTGTGGCGTTGACGCTCCAGTTCGAGCCGGCCGCGCGTGTGGAGTGGTCCCCCGTCGAAACCGTCTCGCTCTCTGAATCGGGCGCCGAGCGCGTCTACCAGGGGACGGCGTTCCTGGTCGGATTCCGTTCCGGAGCCAAGACCGGGCCGATTCGAATCAGGGCCCGGGTGGAGGAGGTAGGCGCTGCTCCCTGA
- a CDS encoding PTS sugar transporter subunit IIB — MPLLLARIDDRLIHGQVVHGWGGPLRPTWIGIVSDSLRADPGRAGLYLFAAPEGARAVALSISEALLPSTLATTEAERAFLLFPGPEEPLRLKEGGFPLHEVNVGGLHHAEGKVQVLPYVYLSPTEREMLLALERLGVRLTAQDLPTNPARRLAPLLGGGA; from the coding sequence GTGCCGCTTCTGCTCGCGCGGATTGACGACCGGCTCATCCACGGGCAGGTCGTCCACGGCTGGGGCGGACCACTTCGGCCGACGTGGATCGGCATCGTCTCTGATTCGCTCCGCGCGGATCCCGGTCGCGCGGGCCTCTACCTTTTCGCCGCGCCGGAGGGCGCGCGCGCCGTGGCACTCTCGATTTCCGAGGCGCTCCTTCCTTCGACGCTCGCGACCACCGAGGCGGAGCGGGCGTTCTTGCTGTTTCCCGGACCCGAGGAGCCGCTTCGGCTCAAAGAGGGCGGGTTCCCGCTCCATGAGGTGAACGTGGGTGGGCTCCATCACGCGGAGGGGAAGGTCCAAGTGCTCCCCTACGTGTATCTGAGTCCCACGGAGCGCGAAATGCTCCTTGCCCTGGAGCGGCTGGGGGTCCGGCTTACGGCGCAGGATCTTCCGACCAACCCCGCGCGAAGGCTCGCGCCTTTGCTCGGCGGGGGGGCGTGA